The DNA window GGCATCAGCTCCACCATTGACTGCCGTGGCCGGACTAATGCCATTTTGAGCTTTGGACATCTTCTTGAGGCTCTTCTTCAGACGCTTCTTCTCACTGCGCTGCGTGAACAACTCCATAGTTGCCGCCAGCGATGTGGTGTTATCGCTACTCATCCCCAGGCTATGATGGCTGTGCGAATCCTCGCAGCCGGGCACGCTCAAGTGGTCCTGAGTGACTCCGCCAGGTCCACTTTCACCCCCGCGCAGAGCGCTTCGCTTCTGCTTGCCTACTGAGTAGAGGGGATTATCGTTGTACTCTGTTCCAATGGGTTAAATGGGATTGTCGGGCAGAAGGAACGAAAATAACAAAGTAGTAAATAAGGAGACACGTACACAAGAAAATAATGTTTGGATAGAGGGTTGGGGAGTAAGCCTGTCGTGTCCACGGGCACAGATGGTGCCGGGCTTACAGCTTAACACCCAAGAAAGTGCGAAATTAACACTCACCTGCTATGGGATAATCGCTGAGGAGCATACGGATGTTCTGCAAGCGGATCCTGCCGCTGTCGCCATCGTCGAACTCTACGCTGACGAAGTCCGGCGCTGTTGTAGCCCCATTCGTAGCGCTGCTGGCCGCTCCATCGATGACCTGCTCGGAGTCGATGGCACGTCCAGGATAAAGGCATCGGTACTGCTGACTCCAGTAGGCGCACAGGCGCGTGCCTACTGGGACACTCTCCACGCTCTTTGGAGCTACCTCCAGGATCTTTAAAGAGTATAATCATGAATATGCTTGTATCAGATGCTTAGGAATCAAGTATTCACTTACCGTATCCTTGAGTATATCCTCGCGCGACATTACATGCGACTTGTTGCCACGCTCGCCGTCCAATGTGATGGAGTACACATCTGGCGGACGCAATGGCTTCATTACACCCGCATAGAAAAGACCACCCATGTCCGTGAGGACACGCGTCTCATCGCGATACAGGTGCTCGCTGGTCAGCTGAAGCTCGCGGTCAATGGCGCTAACCCGCCGCTTTGCCTCCGTGGCCGCTGTCTGCTCTCCAGCGGCGCCGACGGTGCTCGCCTTCATCTTTCGCTGCTTCCGCACAGCAGAAACCACCTGCTTGGTGGACGGTGAGCCGGAGGTGGAAGTCGCAGAGGTAGTTGGTGCAATGGCAACGGCCGCGTCCAATGCGCTGGGTTCCAGGCGGACGAACGACGAGGTACTCGGTGAGCTGCTACTGGGCAAGGGATTGGGCTCCGGTTGGGATTGCTGTAGGGACGGCGGTGGGGGGAAGGAGTGCGTCTTGTCCGGGAATCGCAAAAAACTCGACGCCTGAAGGTTACTGCTCGAAAACTTTGGGAACTTGTAATCGCGCAGCGGGGATGAAGTCCTGAAAAATACAAAGAGTATTAGGTTAAGGGTAACATGACTTTGGAGTAGACCACTTACCCCAGGACACTGGACAGCGTCATCTGTGGCTGTTGCAGAGCTGAAGGTGGCTGCACCGCCTGTTGCAATGCCTGCTGTTGTTGGAGTTGGAGCTGCTGCTTGGAgcacttcttcttctttttgtgCTTGGAAATCTCATCCAGCTTTCGTTTCTTCTTGCGATACTGCCGCGTTATGTCCGCCAGTCGCATACGCATGCTATTGTCCATGATGCTAAACACCTCCTGGCCAAAGCGCTGCGCGTAGCTGGGATCCAGGGCGTGGAGGGCACTGCGCAGCTCCGACTGCAGCTGATCGTCCTGCAGGTCCAGATCCTCCTCCGCGGGAGCCGAGAATTGCtggcggctgctgctgtggcgGCGCTTCTTCTTGCTTTTCTTGCTGCAACGCGCCGACTTGCGGCTGTCGCTGCCTGAGGACTTGGAATGTTTGTGCTTTTTGCGCTTCACAGGAGTCAGTTCGGCAACGGCACCAGCCGACGTGGATGGCAGCTCGATGCCCTGCATAGAGGGGAACCCGGGCGAGCTTAATGGCATCTGAAAGGAGGATGTTGAGGAGGGGAAGACGGAACCCTGCGATTGCCCAAAGGCATAACACGACTTGGCCTCGAAAACGGGCGGCGTCGCAGCTGTCGTTCCCGGAGCCAGCGACGTGGGAGTGGGCGTTCGGGACGACGGCGTGGCAAACAGACTGCTGCCCTGCACCACCTCCTCCTGGATGCGTTGCTCAGCCAGTGCACACAGCAGCTTGAGACCTCCAAGTGGTTCGGGTGCTGAAGTGGGCTCCATTTCCAGCATTGGCGGCGTAGGCAGCGTAGGCTCTGAGGGCATTATATTCACAGGCTGCGGCTGTGGCGGTGGCTGCTCTATGTGCTCCACCGGCTCTTGTTTTACCCGCACCAGTGGCTTGCTATTGGTGCTTATGTTCGAGAGCAGCTCCAAGCCGGTCAAGTCCTCGGGCGCCGTTTGATCTGCCTGCGTGGCTTGCGACATCGTTTCTATGGGTTCCGGGGGAGTCTGCTCCGCCGACTCCTCCTGGCTGGCACTGGGTATGTCACTGGGTTCGGTCTGGGTATGGCACTCGGTCGGCTGGGTATGGCTGGCTTCACTGGGTTTCGTTAGTTCCAGCGGCTGGACAAGGGTCGGAGGCGGAAATGTTTCTGCAGCAGGATCCTGCGGCTTTGCTGAGCCAGGGAAGCTCTCGTCTTCACTGCAAACGGGCGTATCCGTCTGTATATTGACATCCTGCATTTGCGGCAAGAGCTGAGTCGATCCCGACACAGGAATCTCTGCCAGGCGAGGAGGTGTTTGCGGCGTCAACGGTGCATGCAGCTTGTAGTTCAGCGCCGCTTCATCACTGACCGCAGGCAGAGGCGTGGCAGCAGGCAGCTCTCCACCGTTGCCATGCATCGATAGGTTGAGCAATGCTGGCGTGGGCGTAGCCATGGCACCCGACTGGAAGAGATGGTGGGGCGTTGCATGGCCTAGGGAAGACGGCTCCATGGTGGCCGAGGTGGGCGGCGTGGGCAGACGCATCAGGTTCAAGGCCTGCTCCTTATCCCGCGCCGCCTCGAGCGGCACAAGGGGTGGCAATGCCAGTGGCATCGGGTACTCCTCCTTCATACCTGTCGGCGGCGGCAAGGAGAGGAGTGACGGAATACCAGGCTGACCAGTGGCCAGGCTGAGGAAACGGGAGCTACTCGCGCTGAGACTACTGCTGGAGCTTAAGCTGCTAGCCGCATTGCCGCTTTGCGTGACCCCCGAACCAGCGGCCAGGCTCAGATTAATGGTGGAATTGGTGGTTGTAGTGCTGGTCTGCTGATTGCTGTGCTGGCACATCGTCGAGCTGCCCGTCGCAGTGGCCGCAGCGGCCAGATACAGCTGCAGGGTGGACGCGTACGACGGCGTTGTGCTCAGCGCCTGGTGGCCGCCCATCGAGGGGAAGATGAAGTTGGGCAAACTGGACAAGTTGGGCGTCGGCTGCAGCGAAGCAGCTGCGGCGGCTGCAGCAGCGGAATGACCACCAGGAGCCGGAGCCTGTGGGATGTAGGCCGAGGGCCAGACGAAGGCCGCCGCAGCCGCTGCCTGCTGGAACGGATCTGTGGGCGTTAAGAGGGGAAAATTTGATATGCCTGCTGTGCATGGTCGTGGTAGCGATTCAGTTAAGTCGGAGTTTCAAGTTCGGGTGTTTTGGAGTTTGAAGTTTTGGAGTTTGGAGTTGTCGGGGGAGTGGCGGTGGGAGAGAAGCGCAGTTTAAAAGCATGAATTAGTTTTGTTTTGGCGAATCGAGTTTCGAAATCAAATTAACCGAGAACACCTAGGTAGGTAGGTGTCCCGGTGTGCTGGCATGCGGAGTGCGAATGGCGGAGATCGTCGCCGATCATCCCGGCTCACTTACCGAGCGCTGTTGGGCCGGCcggcagcagcaccacctGTCCGCGACTGGCCTCCCGCGAGTACTGCAGGCCCACCGTGGCGGGTGACATGGAAATCACTGATTCAATGGGTAATGCATCTACAAAACGCAACGGAAAAGAGAGAGAACCAAAATAGAGAGGTGGAGACAGAGTGTGACGGTGAGCACTAATTGTTcttcttgtttttctttttcatttctgCCGGGGATCTACTTGTAGCATGCTCTGAACGTGGACAACTCACTTGGATACTGCCAGAAGGTGGAGGGTGCCCGGTTCACACCCGCTGCACTCAGAGCCAGTTCCTCGGCGGTGGCTGTGCCGGTGGTCATCAGGTCGCCGTTGCCCGTAAAGTACAAATTGCCGCAACTGGTGGCACCTgaaagcaaaaagcaaaaggatTCGTTGAATTTTGGCGCTTTTTTCCTTTACCATTGAATCCGAAATGGAATTCTGAGAGATATGCCAACCTCTTCGCTTGGCGTTCGTTTGTTTAATAAAGTTTCGGGCCTGCCGTGTAACTTTAGTTGTAAGCGAAGATGTGTATGTATACGTGAAATATTGCAGTGTCCTTGAACTATGCATTTGGTGACCGCGTGCGCCCGAACCACCCAACCGCCCACCACCACGCCAACCAGGCAACTATCACACATCCCAATCGTTTCGAATAACCCACCCCCGTAGACACTGTGCCCGGATAATTTCTACAAAAATTCGATTAAAACGTACGTGATGCCCTGTAAGTGGATTACATTATGGTTTCTGAATTGGGAAACCCACCACCGCCCTCGAATCGAAATGAATGACAAGTATTCGACAGTGTCCCATCTCCGCAAACGCAATTAGAGCTACATCTTTTGACAAGTGATTTGTTTCGGACCGAGAAACTACCCAGGCAAACGTTTATAAATAGCATGTGACTTGCGGCaaggaaaggaaaaaaaaataataaccaGCGGCACGTTAGGAAGACTCTGCCATATGGTTGTCTACCGAATCCAATTCGGCGTGTCATGTTGCTAGGTCCTGCGTCCTGGAGGATGATTCGCCCGGTTTGTTACCCAGTTCCCCTTTAGTTTCCCATCCCCGGAGAATCACTCATGCATCCAAGCATCCAGCTCAAGCATCCCTTATAGGTGATGCCTTACTTGTTCCTGGTTCCCCCACACTCGCACAGATTCCAGACTCCTTCTAGCAACAGCCACCGCCGCTACCTTGTCGTGAAGTCTGAAAGAACAACCCACCCGAGCACCATGGGTCCATGAGTAATCTGTCTTTGGATTCCCGCTCTGATGTTCCTCTGCCTGGCGCCCACGCAACTGGAACTTTGGCTTCAGCTCCACTGGAGCGTGCTAACTAAGCCGAAGCCCTCGATACTCTGCTCATTGCCGAACCATGAGTAATGCGCCTACTTTATAAGGGTTTTTTCGGCACTCGAAAGCACTAGAACCCGCtcaaatatgtatttattgaAGTCATCCTAAAAATCTAAAAGGAAAAAGTATTTGATTCATGAATATAAACACCCCCCATCGAGCAGAAGCTGTTTTGTCAAAGTTTTTTACTAAAAGAGAACTTCTGGGAAATACCCAAAATagatatataaaaacaaaatttccGAAACGCAATCAAGCTGTTTTTGCATTGGATTTTAGTAGCAGCGTTGTACTTTTAGTTTAATGGatatgtaaaaataaaaacgccCGCTAAAAGTAGCTTGTGATTTCAATTTTATCAGCGTTGATAATAAAAGGTGACTAAATGACGATTCCAGGTGCAACTTTGTAAAGTCAAAGCaatacaacttatatattcaacaTGGTTAAGTGCAATGTTTCAATTCCCTGCCATCATATCGCTCTAACCATTTATAGACGTTATAAATTTGAGATCTTTAAAGGAATAACATGACATCACTACATCCATGTAGTGATTAAAACCAAGTACAAAGTTTCCTGCATTTGATTAAGGCTATGGCCCATATGGTACTATTTTGTAAATAGATTGATATGAAAAAGAAACCCTTCCAAGATCGTAAAGTGTTCATGTCATGGTTGGCATGGTTGATTATTTCACCATTAGCAggctttaaaaataatccGGAAAATGAAATTCGACTGGCTTCGGCGACAGAACACACCCCCAAAACGATATAAACATATCTAAAGAGCAATTTCAAGTCGACAAGAGCCAAGTCGACGCAAAGCCTCCCTTCTCAAATCGCAATGTGTTTCACTTTCGTTTCACTTCCGCTTTAGAAGTTCGTATGATTTACCACCGGGTTTCCTTCTGCCCGCAAGGGCGGATGGATATGGGGAAGAGCCGTTTTGAGTCGAATCCAGTCGATTCGGTGGCTGTCACAACAACGACAGCCGCACAACAGGCGGCCATCATATGATTCCTGCCCTCTAAACTCCAGCGGGTTGTTTACGGCGGAGACGACACCCTTGGCCATTGCTTACTGATGGAATTCCGCACAGCGCTGAACGTTTGTTGGCAATCTTATTAGTGGCATAATTGAACGACGTCCACGTCCTGGCATCATAAGCATCATATAACGTTGTCCCTTGGGACGCGCCGTTCATTAGGGGCGCTCAAATCTGGTGACTCAATTGAATTAGATGCCCAGAAGGTACACGGATGGAAAAATGTATGACAAAGACAGTGATTGGCTCAAATTTACATATCATTTTAAATAGAAAACAGCATCTAGAATAATCTAATGGTATCTTTAAGATAGCAGATAACTTAAAACTGTTTACATCCCCTTCAATATCACAAAGAACTTAATATTTCCTTGAGATGGTGCTacatttctctctgtgtagcTTGGCACTCACCGAGGTCAGCGACGCGTATGCCGAAGCAGTTCAAGTCCTTGTTGAGTGGTGGCTGCAGCGGCAGCGTAGCGGGGGTGTTGATAGCCGGCACCAGAGCTTCCTGCGGGCGTTTCCTAGCCACGGCGATGCCAATGGGTACGGAGTTGCCTGATGGAATCGTAATTAAGCGATGAGGAGTGCTCTTGACCAGTGGCTGGGTGTCACCTACCTGAGGACTTATCCAATTCCGATACCTTTGGCGAGGGGGCCTCTATTTTGACGAGAGTGGTCAGTGTGGAGGAGGACATGGTCTTGGAGGAGGCGGTCATCGAGGCGGAGGACAGGCCCTGATGCTGCAcctggtggtggtgttggtgatgttgctgctgttgctggtgacAATTGTTCGAGCTAATCTCGGACACCTGGCAGGGTTCCCTCTTGATCTGCACAAAGGTGTACGAAGAGTTGGTctgctgatggtgatggtgctGCAGGGGAGTGGCCGTCGCCGCCGAAAAGCCTCCGAATTGGTCCAGCTGCAGCTGGGCGGTATGGGCACCAGGATGCGATACTGCCGCAGTGGTGGGCACCAGAAAAGTAGCCGTTGCTGTGGTGGCGCTCAGAACGTCGGCGGCACTGCTGCTGGCGCCAGGATTAAACGTGGCCATCGGTTAGCGGTGGCTgtgcacatatatgtatggctACCGCTCCCTGGGATCTCTCGGCTATATCTATTTCACTATATATCTTGCGGATTCGACCAAAAACTAAACGTCCATTATctgcacacacaaacacacgggGACACACACTGCACACGGACACACACTAGCActggcccacacacacacgcacacagtcTACATTTTTACAGGTTTTCGCTGCCTCTTTCGGATGCAACATTGGCTACTGGGCCTGCGGCAATTCCCCGTAAACAAATGACATAATCCAAAGCGACGCGACGCCACTGGGCACTATCCACAGGTCGAGGGAACCGAAGCACCCACCAGTCCAACTGCGGTTGCCCAAAATAAAACCCTGTGCGATCCGagatcttttctttttttttgtgatttttttttggtggggAGGCGGAGGCGCGACTTTCCTGCTGCGTTATTGCGTTTTTGCGCGGTTCTTCCAAGTGAATATCGAGCACTGGCTGCAGAGCTATTGGCCAACACACGATCTGTTGcttatttgtgtttttcttttgcgaATTGGAAACAAAATCCTCTGGAGAAAAGTCCACGGGACGGacaaaaaaagaagcagcgAACTATGTTAGGTTAACAGAGACATAACAGCGACTATTCGATTTTATTGCTGCATTGTCGATGATTCACCAGCAGGCGTTAGGCAATTTTACCAGGACTGGTTTGGCCATCGGCATTTCTGCTATCGATAAAACTCAGAGAGCgccatttaaaatataaattatttcaaatatttgtttttgtaatAAGGATCATCTCGCAGATGAATGTCAAATTTTATTTCCCATcacataataacaataaaaag is part of the Drosophila sechellia strain sech25 chromosome 3R, ASM438219v1, whole genome shotgun sequence genome and encodes:
- the LOC6607483 gene encoding protein winged eye isoform X1, encoding MATFNPGASSSAADVLSATTATATFLVPTTAAVSHPGAHTAQLQLDQFGGFSAATATPLQHHHHQQTNSSYTFVQIKREPCQVSEISSNNCHQQQQQHHQHHHQVQHQGLSSASMTASSKTMSSSTLTTLVKIEAPSPKVSELDKSSGNSVPIGIAVARKRPQEALVPAINTPATLPLQPPLNKDLNCFGIRVADLGATSCGNLYFTGNGDLMTTGTATAEELALSAAGVNRAPSTFWQYPNALPIESVISMSPATVGLQYSREASRGQVVLLPAGPTALAGISNFPLLTPTDPFQQAAAAAAFVWPSAYIPQAPAPGGHSAAAAAAAASLQPTPNLSSLPNFIFPSMGGHQALSTTPSYASTLQLYLAAAATATGSSTMCQHSNQQTSTTTTNSTINLSLAAGSGVTQSGNAASSLSSSSSLSASSSRFLSLATGQPGIPSLLSLPPPTGMKEEYPMPLALPPLVPLEAARDKEQALNLMRLPTPPTSATMEPSSLGHATPHHLFQSGAMATPTPALLNLSMHGNGGELPAATPLPAVSDEAALNYKLHAPLTPQTPPRLAEIPVSGSTQLLPQMQDVNIQTDTPVCSEDESFPGSAKPQDPAAETFPPPTLVQPLELTKPSEASHTQPTECHTQTEPSDIPSASQEESAEQTPPEPIETMSQATQADQTAPEDLTGLELLSNISTNSKPLVRVKQEPVEHIEQPPPQPQPVNIMPSEPTLPTPPMLEMEPTSAPEPLGGLKLLCALAEQRIQEEVVQGSSLFATPSSRTPTPTSLAPGTTAATPPVFEAKSCYAFGQSQGSVFPSSTSSFQMPLSSPGFPSMQGIELPSTSAGAVAELTPVKRKKHKHSKSSGSDSRKSARCSKKSKKKRRHSSSRQQFSAPAEEDLDLQDDQLQSELRSALHALDPSYAQRFGQEVFSIMDNSMRMRLADITRQYRKKKRKLDEISKHKKKKKCSKQQLQLQQQQALQQAVQPPSALQQPQMTLSSVLGTSSPLRDYKFPKFSSSNLQASSFLRFPDKTHSFPPPPSLQQSQPEPNPLPSSSSPSTSSFVRLEPSALDAAVAIAPTTSATSTSGSPSTKQVVSAVRKQRKMKASTVGAAGEQTAATEAKRRVSAIDRELQLTSEHLYRDETRVLTDMGGLFYAGVMKPLRPPDVYSITLDGERGNKSHVMSREDILKDTILEVAPKSVESVPVGTRLCAYWSQQYRCLYPGRAIDSEQVIDGAASSATNGATTAPDFVSVEFDDGDSGRIRLQNIRMLLSDYPIAEYNDNPLYSVGKQKRSALRGGESGPGGVTQDHLSVPGCEDSHSHHSLGMSSDNTTSLAATMELFTQRSEKKRLKKSLKKMSKAQNGISPATAVNGGADAAASGEGVSAEDAARKHHKHKKRKKHKKHHRKNGSEEQEQQVVQQDYSAAGQDATEAPSTEMSSAAAPTASRVKVEVKVKTEQLEMEEEESVSNLMSEISDEAKGDDLVEHNNSKGSSKIAAFLPERQLWGWYGTAYRKAGVKGRARKQFYKTIKRGKETITVGDSAVFLSTGRPDRPYIGRIESMWETTTGNKVVRVAWFYHPEETTGCPKLKFPGALFESPHEDENDVQTISHRCEVLQFGSYFEKFGADSKQYQSIYDNNDTYYLAGHYNPRLQVLKLQDDIPTLEELQDTNTTTTTETTTED
- the LOC6607483 gene encoding protein winged eye isoform X4 yields the protein MATFNPGASSSAADVLSATTATATFLVPTTAAVSHPGAHTAQLQLDQFGGFSAATATPLQHHHHQQTNSSYTFVQIKREPCQVSEISSNNCHQQQQQHHQHHHQVQHQGLSSASMTASSKTMSSSTLTTLVKIEAPSPKVSELDKSSGNSVPIGIAVARKRPQEALVPAINTPATLPLQPPLNKDLNCFGIRVADLGATSCGNLYFTGNGDLMTTGTATAEELALSAAGVNRAPSTFWQYPNALPIESVISMSPATVGLQYSREASRGQVVLLPAGPTALDPFQQAAAAAAFVWPSAYIPQAPAPGGHSAAAAAAAASLQPTPNLSSLPNFIFPSMGGHQALSTTPSYASTLQLYLAAAATATGSSTMCQHSNQQTSTTTTNSTINLSLAAGSGVTQSGNAASSLSSSSSLSASSSRFLSLATGQPGIPSLLSLPPPTGMKEEYPMPLALPPLVPLEAARDKEQALNLMRLPTPPTSATMEPSSLGHATPHHLFQSGAMATPTPALLNLSMHGNGGELPAATPLPAVSDEAALNYKLHAPLTPQTPPRLAEIPVSGSTQLLPQMQDVNIQTDTPVCSEDESFPGSAKPQDPAAETFPPPTLVQPLELTKPSEASHTQPTECHTQTEPSDIPSASQEESAEQTPPEPIETMSQATQADQTAPEDLTGLELLSNISTNSKPLVRVKQEPVEHIEQPPPQPQPVNIMPSEPTLPTPPMLEMEPTSAPEPLGGLKLLCALAEQRIQEEVVQGSSLFATPSSRTPTPTSLAPGTTAATPPVFEAKSCYAFGQSQGSVFPSSTSSFQMPLSSPGFPSMQGIELPSTSAGAVAELTPVKRKKHKHSKSSGSDSRKSARCSKKSKKKRRHSSSRQQFSAPAEEDLDLQDDQLQSELRSALHALDPSYAQRFGQEVFSIMDNSMRMRLADITRQYRKKKRKLDEISKHKKKKKCSKQQLQLQQQQALQQAVQPPSALQQPQMTLSSVLGTSSPLRDYKFPKFSSSNLQASSFLRFPDKTHSFPPPPSLQQSQPEPNPLPSSSSPSTSSFVRLEPSALDAAVAIAPTTSATSTSGSPSTKQVVSAVRKQRKMKASTVGAAGEQTAATEAKRRVSAIDRELQLTSEHLYRDETRVLTDMGGLFYAGVMKPLRPPDVYSITLDGERGNKSHVMSREDILKDTILEVAPKSVESVPVGTRLCAYWSQQYRCLYPGRAIDSEQVIDGAASSATNGATTAPDFVSVEFDDGDSGRIRLQNIRMLLSDYPIAEYNDNPLYSVGKQKRSALRGGESGPGGVTQDHLSVPGCEDSHSHHSLGMSSDNTTSLAATMELFTQRSEKKRLKKSLKKMSKAQNGISPATAVNGGADAAASGEGVSAEDAARKHHKHKKRKKHKKHHRKNGSEEQEQQVVQQDYSAAGQDATEAPSTEMSSAAAPTASRVKVEVKVKTEQLEMEEEESVSNLMSEISDEAKGDDLVEHNNSKGSSKIAAFLPERQLWGWYGTAYRKAGVKGRARKQFYKTIKRGKETITVGDSAVFLSTGRPDRPYIGRIESMWETTTGNKVVRVAWFYHPEETTGCPKLKFPGALFESPHEDENDVQTISHRCEVLQFGSYFEKFGADSKQYQSIYDNNDTYYLAGHYNPRLQVLKLQDDIPTLEELQDTNTTTTTETTTED
- the LOC6607483 gene encoding protein winged eye isoform X2 codes for the protein MATFNPGASSSAADVLSATTATATFLVPTTAAVSHPGAHTAQLQLDQFGGFSAATATPLQHHHHQQTNSSYTFVQIKREPCQVSEISSNNCHQQQQQHHQHHHQVQHQGLSSASMTASSKTMSSSTLTTLVKIEAPSPKVSELDKSSGNSVPIGIAVARKRPQEALVPAINTPATLPLQPPLNKDLNCFGIRVADLGATSCGNLYFTGNGDLMTTGTATAEELALSAAGVNRAPSTFWQYPNALPIESVISMSPATVGLQYSREASRGQVVLLPAGPTALGISNFPLLTPTDPFQQAAAAAAFVWPSAYIPQAPAPGGHSAAAAAAAASLQPTPNLSSLPNFIFPSMGGHQALSTTPSYASTLQLYLAAAATATGSSTMCQHSNQQTSTTTTNSTINLSLAAGSGVTQSGNAASSLSSSSSLSASSSRFLSLATGQPGIPSLLSLPPPTGMKEEYPMPLALPPLVPLEAARDKEQALNLMRLPTPPTSATMEPSSLGHATPHHLFQSGAMATPTPALLNLSMHGNGGELPAATPLPAVSDEAALNYKLHAPLTPQTPPRLAEIPVSGSTQLLPQMQDVNIQTDTPVCSEDESFPGSAKPQDPAAETFPPPTLVQPLELTKPSEASHTQPTECHTQTEPSDIPSASQEESAEQTPPEPIETMSQATQADQTAPEDLTGLELLSNISTNSKPLVRVKQEPVEHIEQPPPQPQPVNIMPSEPTLPTPPMLEMEPTSAPEPLGGLKLLCALAEQRIQEEVVQGSSLFATPSSRTPTPTSLAPGTTAATPPVFEAKSCYAFGQSQGSVFPSSTSSFQMPLSSPGFPSMQGIELPSTSAGAVAELTPVKRKKHKHSKSSGSDSRKSARCSKKSKKKRRHSSSRQQFSAPAEEDLDLQDDQLQSELRSALHALDPSYAQRFGQEVFSIMDNSMRMRLADITRQYRKKKRKLDEISKHKKKKKCSKQQLQLQQQQALQQAVQPPSALQQPQMTLSSVLGTSSPLRDYKFPKFSSSNLQASSFLRFPDKTHSFPPPPSLQQSQPEPNPLPSSSSPSTSSFVRLEPSALDAAVAIAPTTSATSTSGSPSTKQVVSAVRKQRKMKASTVGAAGEQTAATEAKRRVSAIDRELQLTSEHLYRDETRVLTDMGGLFYAGVMKPLRPPDVYSITLDGERGNKSHVMSREDILKDTILEVAPKSVESVPVGTRLCAYWSQQYRCLYPGRAIDSEQVIDGAASSATNGATTAPDFVSVEFDDGDSGRIRLQNIRMLLSDYPIAEYNDNPLYSVGKQKRSALRGGESGPGGVTQDHLSVPGCEDSHSHHSLGMSSDNTTSLAATMELFTQRSEKKRLKKSLKKMSKAQNGISPATAVNGGADAAASGEGVSAEDAARKHHKHKKRKKHKKHHRKNGSEEQEQQVVQQDYSAAGQDATEAPSTEMSSAAAPTASRVKVEVKVKTEQLEMEEEESVSNLMSEISDEAKGDDLVEHNNSKGSSKIAAFLPERQLWGWYGTAYRKAGVKGRARKQFYKTIKRGKETITVGDSAVFLSTGRPDRPYIGRIESMWETTTGNKVVRVAWFYHPEETTGCPKLKFPGALFESPHEDENDVQTISHRCEVLQFGSYFEKFGADSKQYQSIYDNNDTYYLAGHYNPRLQVLKLQDDIPTLEELQDTNTTTTTETTTED
- the LOC6607483 gene encoding protein winged eye isoform X3; amino-acid sequence: MATFNPGASSSAADVLSATTATATFLVPTTAAVSHPGAHTAQLQLDQFGGFSAATATPLQHHHHQQTNSSYTFVQIKREPCQVSEISSNNCHQQQQQHHQHHHQVQHQGLSSASMTASSKTMSSSTLTTLVKIEAPSPKVSELDKSSGNSVPIGIAVARKRPQEALVPAINTPATLPLQPPLNKDLNCFGIRVADLGATSCGNLYFTGNGDLMTTGTATAEELALSAAGVNRAPSTFWQYPNALPIESVISMSPATVGLQYSREASRGQVVLLPAGPTALAGISNFPLLTPTDPFQQAAAAAAFVWPSAYIPQAPAPGGHSAAAAAAAASLQPTPNLSSLPNFIFPSMGGHQALSTTPSYASTLQLYLAAAATATGSSTMCQHSNQQTSTTTTNSTINLSLAAGSGVTQSGNAASSLSSSSSLSASSSRFLSLATGQPGIPSLLSLPPPTGMKEEYPMPLALPPLVPLEAARDKEQALNLMRLPTPPTSATMEPSSLGHATPHHLFQSGAMATPTPALLNLSMHGNGGELPAATPLPAVSDEAALNYKLHAPLTPQTPPRLAEIPVSGSTQLLPQMQDVNIQTDTPVCSEDESFPGSAKPQDPAAETFPPPTLVQPLELTKPSEASHTQPTECHTQTEPSDIPSASQEESAEQTPPEPIETMSQATQADQTAPEDLTGLELLSNISTNSKPLVRVKQEPVEHIEQPPPQPQPVNIMPSEPTLPTPPMLEMEPTSAPEPLGGLKLLCALAEQRIQEEVVQGSSLFATPSSRTPTPTSLAPGTTAATPPVFEAKSCYAFGQSQGSVFPSSTSSFQMPLSSPGFPSMQGIELPSTSAGAVAELTPVKRKKHKHSKSSGSDSRKSARCSKKSKKKRRHSSSRQQFSAPAEEDLDLQDDQLQSELRSALHALDPSYAQRFGQEVFSIMDNSMRMRLADITRQYRKKKRKLDEISKHKKKKKCSKQQLQLQQQQALQQAVQPPSALQQPQMTLSSVLGTSSPLRDYKFPKFSSSNLQASSFLRFPDKTHSFPPPPSLQQSQPEPNPLPSSSSPSTSSFVRLEPSALDAAVAIAPTTSATSTSGSPSTKQVVSAVRKQRKMKASTVGAAGEQTAATEAKRRVSAIDRELQLTSEHLYRDETRVLTDMGGLFYAGVMKPLRPPDVYSITLDGERGNKSHVMSREDILKDTILEVAPKSVESVPVGTRLCAYWSQQYRCLYPGRAIDSEQVIDGAASSATNGATTAPDFVSVEFDDGDSGRIRLQNIRMLLSDYPIAVGKQKRSALRGGESGPGGVTQDHLSVPGCEDSHSHHSLGMSSDNTTSLAATMELFTQRSEKKRLKKSLKKMSKAQNGISPATAVNGGADAAASGEGVSAEDAARKHHKHKKRKKHKKHHRKNGSEEQEQQVVQQDYSAAGQDATEAPSTEMSSAAAPTASRVKVEVKVKTEQLEMEEEESVSNLMSEISDEAKGDDLVEHNNSKGSSKIAAFLPERQLWGWYGTAYRKAGVKGRARKQFYKTIKRGKETITVGDSAVFLSTGRPDRPYIGRIESMWETTTGNKVVRVAWFYHPEETTGCPKLKFPGALFESPHEDENDVQTISHRCEVLQFGSYFEKFGADSKQYQSIYDNNDTYYLAGHYNPRLQVLKLQDDIPTLEELQDTNTTTTTETTTED